The genomic region CGGGCGCGATGTCAAGGATACGGCCTATATGCTGCCTTACGGCTTCTATCTACGTGCCATGTTCTACAATAAGAAGTTGCTACAGGAAGCAGGCGTTGCCGAACCGCCGAAGACGATGGACGAATTTTCCAAGGCCTCCGAAGCGGTCTCCAAGATCTCCGGAAAATATGGCTACTGCATGCGCGGCGGCCCGGGCGGCTTGAATGGCTGGATGATCTTTGCAGCCTCCATGGCAGGCGACAACAAGTACTTTAACGAAGACGGCACTTCAACGATGAACAGCCCCGGCTGGACAAAGGGCATCGAGTGGATGGTCGACCTCTACAAGAAGGGCTATGCGCCGAAGGACAGTGTGAACTGGGGCTTTAATGAGGTCGTTGCCGGCTTTTATTCCGGCACCTGCGCCTTTCTCGACCAGGATCCGGATGCTTTGATTGCCATTGCCGAGCGCATGAAGAAGGAAGACTTCGGCGTCATCCCGCTGCCCAAGGGGCCGGACGGCAAATCCTTCCCAACGATCGGCTATGCGGGATGGTCGATGTTCACGACGAGCCAGAACAAGGACCTTTCCTGGAAGCTGATTGCAACGCTTGAAGGCCCGGAAGGCAACATCGAGTGGAACAAGAAGATCGGCGCTCTGCCGGCCTATACTGCGGCCGAGAAGGATCCCTTCTATGCAGGCGACCAGTTCAGGGGCTGGTTCGAGGAACTGGCTGACCCCAACACGGTTCCGACCGTCATGCCGACCTACCTCGAAGAATTCGCCTTCTTCAAGGATTCGCTGGCGATCAAGACCTCGCAGCAGGCACTTCTTGGCGACATTACGCCGAAGGAACTGGCCGATCAGTGGGCCGACTACTTGACCAAGGCGCAGCAGAAGTTCCTGGCCAAAAAATAGGAGCCAGGGCGGCGGAGCGATCCGCCGCCGAACCTTCCCGACGAGACAGACGGCGCCATCAGGCCCGCGAACCGGAATTTGGCCGATGACTATGATCGCCGACACGTTGAACAGGCGCCACGATCGCAGGCCGTGGCTGAAGCGTCTTGCAGATGCCTCGGAGCCCTATCTCTACAGCGCACCGTCGCTGATCCTCATCATCGCGGTTATGTTGGCGCCGCTGACAGTGGGCATTTCCTACGCCTTTCGCGATATCCAGCTTCTGAACCCATTTTCCGGCGGTTTCATCGGGCTTGAGCACTTCCGAGCCCTTTCGAAAGATGCGGCCTTTTACGGCGCGCTTCGCAATACGCTGTGGTGGACCGGCGCTTCGGTGATCTTGCAGTTCATCTTCGGTCTCATCCTGGCGCTTTTGCTCGATAAGCCGTTCTGGGGCAGGGGCATCGTGCAGGCACTCGTCTTTCTGCCCTGGGCGGTTCCGTCCTTCCTTGCGGGCCTCAATTGGGCCTGGCTTTTCAATCCGGTGATCGGGCCCATTCCGCACTGGCTCTTCGGCCTCGGGCTGACCGGCGCCCCTGGCAACATTCTTTCTGATCCGCAATTTGCGATGTGGGGACCGATCATCGCCAATGTCTGGTGGGGCATCCCGTTCTTCGCGATCACGCTGCTCGCAGCGCTTCAGGCAATTCCTCGCGATCTTTACGAAGCCGCATCGATCGATGGCGCTGGCTGGCTCCAGCGCTTCCGTTCGATCACGCTTCCCTTCCTTGCGCCGACGATTGCCATCACGGTCTTGCTCCGCACCGTCTGGGTATCGAACTTTGCTGATCTCATTGTCGTCATGACTGGCGGCGGGCCGGCGGACCGGACGCAGATCGTCGCCAGCTATATCTTCACCCAGGCGTTCAGGCGGCTCGATTTCGGTTATGCCTCGGCGATCGCACTGGTTCTGCTCGCACTGCTGCTTGCCTATTCCATGCTGATCATCCTGCTGCGGCAGACCCTGCTGAAGGATTGAATTGATGAGACGATCCACAATTGCGACCATCGCTCATCGACTGGCAATCCTCTGCTATATCGGTTTCGCGCTCTTTCCGCTTTTCTGGCTGCTGAAGGTCTCGGTCACCCCGAACGACCTGCTTTATAGCGAGGGCGTGCGCATGTGGCCGTCGCGTTCGACATGGGAACATTATTCCTTTGTGCTTCAGCACAGTGCCTTTCCAACCTTCTTCAAGAACAGCCTTATCGTGTCGGCCTCGACGGCGGTGGCGGTGACGATCTGCGCGTCGCTTTCCGGTTATGCGCTGTCGCGCTTCAATTTCCGCGCAAAATACTGGATCGTTGCGCTGATGCTTTTGACGCAGATGTTCCCGCTGGTCATGCTCGTCGCACCGATCTTCAAGATACTCTCGCCGTTGCACTTGACGAACAGTCTGACGGGCCTCGTCGTCGTCTATACCGCCTTCAACGTGCCCTTCGCGACCTTCCTGATGCAGTCTTTTTTCGATGGCATCCCGAAGGATCTCGAGGAGGCTGCGATGATCGATGGAGCGACGCAGTTCACGGCCTTCCGGCAGATCATCTTGCCGCTGACGTTGCCGGGGATTGCGGCAACCCTCGGCTTCGTCTTCACCGCGGCCTGGAGCGAACTGCTGTTTGCGCTGATGCTTATCAACGGCAATGACGCGGCAACCTTTCCGGTCGGCCTCCTTACATTCGTCTCGAAATTCTCCGTAGATTTCGGGCAGATGATGGCGGCGGGTGTCATGGCACTCATTCCAGCCGGCCTCTTCTTCCTGCTCATTCAGCGTTATCTCGTCCAAGGCCTGACGGCCGGCGCGGTCAAGGGTTAGTCACATGGCATCGATCGATATCCAGAACATCAAGAAGGCCTACGGCCACGTCCAGGTGCTGCATGACATTGATCTCAAGATCAAGGATGGCGAATTCGTCGTCCTGGTAGGCCCGTCGGGCTGCGGCAAGTCGACCCTGCTGCGCATGATCGCGGGCCTCGAAGATGTCACTGGCGGCGAAATCCGCATTGCCGGGAACCGGGTCAATGAGTTGCATCCGAAAGACCGGGACATCGCAATGGTGTTCCAGTCCTACGCGCTTTATCCCCATATGAACGTCGCCGGCAACATGAGTTACAGCCTAAGGCTCAGGAAGACGGCGAAGGAAAAGATTGCGAGCGCGGTTGCAAATGCCGCCTCCAAGCTCGGCCTCGATCCGCTGCTTGAACGGCGGCCAAAGGCACTTTCGGGCGGGCAGCGGCAGCGTGTCGCCATGGGTCGGGCCATCGTTCGCCAGCCCAAGGCCTTCCTTTTCGACGAACCGCTCTCGAACCTCGACGCACGTCTTCGCGAACAGATGCGTGCTGAGATCAAGAAACTGCATGGCGACCTGAAGGCGACCTCGATCTATGTGACGCATGACCAGATCGAGGCAATGACGCTCGCCGACCGGATCGTCGCCATGCATGGCGGCGTGGTGCAGCAAGTCGGCAGCCCCCTCGAACTTTACGATCGGCCCGCCAATCTTTTCGTCGCGGGCTTCATCGGTTCTCCCGGCATGAATTTCCTGGAAGCGACATGCGAGGCGGGCGGGGTCAGGCTGAAGGACGGGACGCTTGTTCCGCTGTCGGCGCCGCTTGCGCTTTCGAGCGGCGCGAAAGTCACGCTCGGCATCCGCCCGGAGCATGTGGTCATGTCGGACCAAGGCGGAATGCGTGCCGAGGTCGAGCTCGTCGAACCGACCGGCTTCGGCATCATCCTGCATCTGTCGCTGCATGGCCTGCCTTTCAAGGTCTTCACGCTGGATCGCGAAGCGCTGACGGCCGGGCCCGAAGTTAGCGTATCCTTTCCGGCGCAGCATCTGCATCTATTCGACGGCGAGGGAAATAGGGCTGGCTGACGTATTTTTTCCGCCTCGACCGACTGACGACAATCGCCGTGGCGGCCCACGAATACCTCAGGTAGGTTATCGGATCACCGGCCCGTTCGCCTTCTTCCAGGCATCGATGCCGCCTTCGATGTGGCAGGCGCTGGCCAAGCCGGCATCCTGCGCGGCCTGGACGGCCATTGCTGATCGCTCGCCGAAAGCGCAGTAGAACACGATGCGCTTGCCGGTCGCCTCTGCCAGTTCATGCAACATGCCGCCGGTGCTGATGTTCTCCTGCAAGTCCGGATAGGGCGCATGAAGGGAGCCGGGAATTGTTCCATGTTTTTCCCGTTCTCCCTTCTCACGCAGATCGACGATTGCAATGTCGGGACGCCCGCTCAGCGCCAAGACCTCTGCCGCCGAGACGGCCCAGCCCTTGCGTGCAATCTCGTCCTGATGCAGGCCGATATGGATATTTGCAGGCACGGCCACATCCATCATCTTCGGATTTGGAAGCTTCAGGTTATTCATGAGATCGGCGTACTCGTCGGCTGATCTGACCTTCAGGCGTGGATTGAAGCGCTTTTCCTCGCCGATGGTAGAAACGGTGTCGCCCTTATAATCGTGCGCCGGATAGACCAGGGTCTCGTCAGGCAGTTTGAGGAGCTTGTTGAAGATGGAGTCATATTGCTGGAGCGGATTGCCGTTCTGGAAATCGGTACGCCCGGTGCCGCGGATGAGCAGCGTGTCGCCCGTAAAAACGCGGCCATTCATGAGGAATGAATAGGAATCGTCCGTATGGCCCGGTGTGTAGAGGACGTCGAGGCTCAGTCCCTCAATCGCCACACGGTCGCCTTCCGTGACGCGCATGGAGACGACATCGGCAAGCGTCTGCTCGCCCATCACTGTTACGCAATGGGTCCGGTCGCGCAGCGCACCGAGCCCGGTAATGTGGTCAGCGTGCAGATGAGTATCCACGGCCTTGACCAGCTTGAGGTCGAGCTCCTCGACCAGCTTGAGATAGCGGTCGACCTTTTCGAGCACTGGATCGATGATGAGCGCCTCGCCTCCCTTTCGGCTGGCGACGAGATAGGTGTAGGTGCCGGAGACACTGTCGAAGAGCTGGCGGAAGATCATCGGCACCTCCCTTTTGCAGATTGCTCCACCGGATGTCGCACCGCACCTATGCCTCTGGCTGCGGGACGATCCGGATGTAGGGCTTTGGTGCGGTCCATCCGTTCGGATAGATCGTCCTGGCCTCG from Rhizobium gallicum bv. gallicum R602sp harbors:
- a CDS encoding ABC transporter substrate-binding protein, producing MKRLITATLFAAMMAGTAFADTTLKLVEVITSPERTETLKSIVGKFEAENPGTKVEIISLPWNEAFQKFATMVSAGDTPDVMEMPDTWLSLYGNNGMLESLEPYLEKWEHTKELTPRALELGRDVKDTAYMLPYGFYLRAMFYNKKLLQEAGVAEPPKTMDEFSKASEAVSKISGKYGYCMRGGPGGLNGWMIFAASMAGDNKYFNEDGTSTMNSPGWTKGIEWMVDLYKKGYAPKDSVNWGFNEVVAGFYSGTCAFLDQDPDALIAIAERMKKEDFGVIPLPKGPDGKSFPTIGYAGWSMFTTSQNKDLSWKLIATLEGPEGNIEWNKKIGALPAYTAAEKDPFYAGDQFRGWFEELADPNTVPTVMPTYLEEFAFFKDSLAIKTSQQALLGDITPKELADQWADYLTKAQQKFLAKK
- a CDS encoding carbohydrate ABC transporter permease; this translates as MTMIADTLNRRHDRRPWLKRLADASEPYLYSAPSLILIIAVMLAPLTVGISYAFRDIQLLNPFSGGFIGLEHFRALSKDAAFYGALRNTLWWTGASVILQFIFGLILALLLDKPFWGRGIVQALVFLPWAVPSFLAGLNWAWLFNPVIGPIPHWLFGLGLTGAPGNILSDPQFAMWGPIIANVWWGIPFFAITLLAALQAIPRDLYEAASIDGAGWLQRFRSITLPFLAPTIAITVLLRTVWVSNFADLIVVMTGGGPADRTQIVASYIFTQAFRRLDFGYASAIALVLLALLLAYSMLIILLRQTLLKD
- a CDS encoding carbohydrate ABC transporter permease codes for the protein MRRSTIATIAHRLAILCYIGFALFPLFWLLKVSVTPNDLLYSEGVRMWPSRSTWEHYSFVLQHSAFPTFFKNSLIVSASTAVAVTICASLSGYALSRFNFRAKYWIVALMLLTQMFPLVMLVAPIFKILSPLHLTNSLTGLVVVYTAFNVPFATFLMQSFFDGIPKDLEEAAMIDGATQFTAFRQIILPLTLPGIAATLGFVFTAAWSELLFALMLINGNDAATFPVGLLTFVSKFSVDFGQMMAAGVMALIPAGLFFLLIQRYLVQGLTAGAVKG
- a CDS encoding ABC transporter ATP-binding protein, translated to MASIDIQNIKKAYGHVQVLHDIDLKIKDGEFVVLVGPSGCGKSTLLRMIAGLEDVTGGEIRIAGNRVNELHPKDRDIAMVFQSYALYPHMNVAGNMSYSLRLRKTAKEKIASAVANAASKLGLDPLLERRPKALSGGQRQRVAMGRAIVRQPKAFLFDEPLSNLDARLREQMRAEIKKLHGDLKATSIYVTHDQIEAMTLADRIVAMHGGVVQQVGSPLELYDRPANLFVAGFIGSPGMNFLEATCEAGGVRLKDGTLVPLSAPLALSSGAKVTLGIRPEHVVMSDQGGMRAEVELVEPTGFGIILHLSLHGLPFKVFTLDREALTAGPEVSVSFPAQHLHLFDGEGNRAG
- a CDS encoding MBL fold metallo-hydrolase; protein product: MIFRQLFDSVSGTYTYLVASRKGGEALIIDPVLEKVDRYLKLVEELDLKLVKAVDTHLHADHITGLGALRDRTHCVTVMGEQTLADVVSMRVTEGDRVAIEGLSLDVLYTPGHTDDSYSFLMNGRVFTGDTLLIRGTGRTDFQNGNPLQQYDSIFNKLLKLPDETLVYPAHDYKGDTVSTIGEEKRFNPRLKVRSADEYADLMNNLKLPNPKMMDVAVPANIHIGLHQDEIARKGWAVSAAEVLALSGRPDIAIVDLREKGEREKHGTIPGSLHAPYPDLQENISTGGMLHELAEATGKRIVFYCAFGERSAMAVQAAQDAGLASACHIEGGIDAWKKANGPVIR